From the genome of Vicia villosa cultivar HV-30 ecotype Madison, WI linkage group LG2, Vvil1.0, whole genome shotgun sequence, one region includes:
- the LOC131652224 gene encoding uncharacterized protein LOC131652224: MQNSKLNDAITNPVVEQPADASTNLVVVQRHSEQIDLQNSTLNDATTTQVIEQPADASTNPVVVQRHFEQIDMQNSTLNDATTTQVVKQPAGATIPLVFEQRHRRKTKLHLVEPEPKDAHEERHQRQEKRRFVDLPEQDIERNRRYSKKNKKHQVEPVISNDEPTSPATTQVVEQPADATIPQVFEQRHRRKTKLHLVEPEPKDAHEERHQRQKKRRLVDLPEQDIERNRRYSKKNKKHQVEPLISISNDEPTSPVNHPSNTVHVSDYIDVQNIEPNRKTLVEPSILNGESTSTPDNPFDTTVHVPYIAQETDTFYAEQEFDMSHSETNSDMSDTESKEPDSDDEDRCLTVSLMVPELSSDIVESDVLEFDLTIQGKYILSYETDTPYIDRFCLSLNLHFSFYEIYSKWKYIVDGGDPKFVESITEDSYFQELVAQENLVLEPGLSEIFCVPITIFLNTLLDGADIKKVIGGVNMILEASESERKLVQVKNVDDPTGKLYAIKSK, translated from the exons ATGCTAGCACTAATCTAGTGGTTGTGCAAAGACATTCTGAGCAAATAGATCTGCAAAATTCTACGTTGAATGATGCTACTACTACGCAAGTGATTGAACAGCCTGCTGATGCTAGTACTAATCCAGTGGTTGTGCAAAGACATTTTGAGCAAATAGATATGCAAAATTCTACGTTGAATGATGCTACTACTACACAAGTGGTTAAACAGCCTGCTGGTGCTACTATTCCACTAGTGTTTGAGCAAAGACATCGAAGAAAAACAAAACTGCATCTAGTGGAACCGGAACCAAAAGACGCACACGAGGAAAGACATCAAAGACAAGAGAAACGACGTTTCGTGGATCTACCGGAACAAGACATTGAACGAAATAGAAGATatagtaaaaaaaacaaaaagcatCAAGTGGAACCAGTAATCTCTAATGATGAACCAACATCCCCGGCTACTACACAAGTGGTTGAACAGCCTGCTGATGCTACTATTCCACAAGTGTTTGAGCAAAGACATCGAAGAAAAACAAAACTGCATCTAGTGGAACCGGAACCAAAAGACGCACACGAGGAAAGACATCAAAGACAAAAGAAACGACGTTTAGTGGATCTACCGGAACAAGACATTGAGCGAAATAGAAGATatagtaaaaaaaacaaaaagcatCAAGTGGAACCTTTAATCTCAATCTCTAATGATGAACCAACATCCCCGGTTAATCACCCTTCCAATACTGTTCATGTTTCCGATTACATTGATGTGCAAAATATCGAGCCAAATAGAAAGACTTTAGTGGAACCATCAATCCTTAATGGTGAGTCGACATCCACTCCTGATAACCCGTTTGATACTACTGTTCATGTGCCATATATCGCGCAAGAGACTGATACGTTCTATGCTGAGCAAGAGTTTGATATGTCCCATTCCGAAACAAACTCAGATATGTCCGATACTGAATCGAAGGAGCCCGATTCTGATGATGAGGATAGATGCTTAACG GTTTCACTCATGGTGCCGGAGCTTTCCTCCGATATTGTTGAATCTGATGTACTTGAATTTGACCTTACAATACAAGGAAAGTATATTTTGAGCTACGAAACAGACACTCCTTATATTGATCGTTTCTGTTTAAGCCTCAACTTGCATTTTTCGTTTTATGAGATTTATTCAAAGTGGAAATATATAGTAGATGGCGGGGACCCTAAGTTTGTAGAGAGCATTACTGAAGATTCTTATTTCCAGGAATTAGTTGCTCAAGAAAACTTGGTGTTAGAACCAGGACTTTCAGAG ATTTTTTGTGTTCCAATCACTATTTTTTTAAATACCTTGTTGGACGGAGCGGATATAAAAAAAGTTATTGGTGGGGTCAATATGATATTAGAAGCTTCCGAAAGCGAGCGTAAACttg TTCAAGTTAAGAATGTAGATGACCCGACGGGCAAGCTGTATGCCATCAAGTCTAAGTAG
- the LOC131652225 gene encoding phosphatidylinositol 3,4,5-trisphosphate 3-phosphatase and protein-tyrosine-phosphatase PTEN2A-like: MEPTSVGTPPSSNTENNLTKVTAENGNAHDSPSSSPASGISSWARNLRIGAADQNSQTENNGMSVFARWTSGIGRRGPSKETATDNSGPDQSNLIESFTKGLMDSSKNAVKAVQTKARHIVSQNKRRYQEGEFDLDMTYITDNIIAMGFPGGDFSSGIFGYIEGFYRNHMEEVIKFFETHHKGKYKVYNLCSERLYDGSLFQGKVASFPFSDHNCPPIQLIASFCQSAYSWLKEDIQNVVVVHCKAGMGRTGLMVCSLLLFLKFFPTAEEAIDCFNQKRCIDGKALTLPSQIRYVKYFERTLTHFNGEVQPGRRCMLRGFRLHKCPYWVRPSITISDHNGILFTTKKHPKTKDLMPEDFWINAPKKGFVVFALPGEPGLTELVGDFKIHFHDRQGDFFCWMNTTMIENRKILDGSDLDDFDKRKIPAPGFQVEIVMVDYNGTLPGKVKSASKGSDGKPSNVLSGAKPTSNTSESKGPSNGDDDVFSDSDEEETKGKQKRETATDYKYMEPHQASEATTGHVEMLAHSTNQLSLQHAERTENNASKESTTDKLHKIHAGPNTSNTEFVGASEIKAIAADASVFSFGDEDFESDSEEAV, encoded by the exons ATGGAACCGACATCTGTTGGAACTCCTCCATCTTCTAACACTGAGAATAACTTGACCAAAGTAACAGCTGAAAATGGCAATGCACATGATTCACCATCCTCGTCACCAGCTTCTGGTATATCTTCCTGGGCAAGAAATCTGAGGATAGGGGCAGCAGATCAGAACTCACAGACTGAGAACAATGGCATGTCGGTATTTGCTCGCTGGACTAGTGGGATTGGACGACGAGGTCCTTCGAAAGAGACTGCTACGGACAATTCAGGACCCGATCAAAGTAATTTAATTGAATCATTCACCAAAGGGTTGATGGACTCTTCGAAGAATGCAGTAAAAGCGGTGCAGACCAAAGCACGCCATATTGTTTCTCAAAATAAACGCAGATACCAG GAAGGTGAGTTTGATTTGGATATGACGTACATCACTGACAACATAATAGCTATGGGATTTCCTGGTGGTGATTTTAGCTCGGGAATTTTTGGATACATTGAG GGGTTCTATCGAAATCACATGGAAGAAGTAATCAAGTTTTTTGAAACTCATCATAAG GGAAAATACAAAGTATACAATCTTTGTTCAGAGAGGTTGTACGATGGATCGCTTTTCCAAGGGAAG GTTGCAAGCTTCCCTTTTAGTGATCATAATTGCCCTCCTATTCAACTTATAGCATCATTTTGTCAAAGTGCATATTCATGGTTGAAGGAGGATATCCAGAATGTAGTAGTTGTTCATTGTAAAGCTGGTATGGgaagaacaggattgatggtttgcagtcttcttttgtttcttaag TTCTTCCCCACTGCTGAGGAAGCCATTGATTGCTTTAACCAgaaaagatgtatagatggaaaggCCCTAACTCTCCCAAGTCAGATT AGATATGTCAAATACTTTGAACGGACTTTAACACACTTCAATGGAGAAGTCCAGCCTGGACGAAG GTGTATGCTAAGAGGGTTTCGGCTTCACAAATGCCCTTATTGGGTTAGACCATCCATTACGATTTCTGATCATAATG GAATTCTTTTCACAACGAAAAAGCATCCCAAGACAAAGGATTTAATG CCAGAAGATTTCTGGATCAATGCACCAAAGAAAGGATTTGTGGTCTTTGCTTTACCCGGGGAGCCTGGTCTGACCGAATTAGTTGGGGACTTCAAAATTCATTTTCATGATCGACAGGGAGATTTCTTCTG TTGGATGAATACAACAATGATAGAGAACAGAAAAATTTTAGATGGCTCAGATCTTGATGATTTTGACAAG AGAAAGATCCCTGCTCCAGGATTCCAGGTCGAAATTGTGATGGTAGACTATAATGGCACTCTACCTGGAAAAGTCAAATCTGCGAGCAAAGGATCTGATGGCAAACCAAGCAATGTCTTATCTGGTGCAAAGCCTACATCTAATACAAGTGAGAGTAAAGGACCTTCTAACGGAGATGATGATGTATTCTCAGATAGCGACGAAGAGGAGACCAAGGGAAAACAAAAGAGAGAAACTGCAACTGATTACAAATATATGGAACCTCATCAAGCATCTGAAGCCACCACTGGGCATGTAGAGATGTTGGCACACTCAACGAATCAGTTGTCACTTCAGCATGCGGAACGTACAGAAAACAATGCTTCTAAGGAATCAACCACAGATAAACTTCATAAAATTCACGCAGGCCCTAACACCTCCAACACGGAATTTGTAGGGGCAAGTGAAATCAAGGCAATTGCAGCAGATGCTTCAGTTTTTTCTTTTGGAGATGAAGATTTTGAGAGTGATTCAGAGGAGGCAGTTTGA